The sequence attgagttgaattgaaaattgaattgaacatacagacacccaagagaaacacaagacagaaactacaacacaagatcggggaggaaactaggacacaagcacaaggagacaagacagaactaaaaataccaaataaggaggaacaaaaacaaagcaaaataccTAAACCGTAACATtgatgtccttaaaggttggattttactaaattgtttgaattaaggcatcaaggcaaatttccaaaagatgtttctttattcctcttttcaatcaactttagcatgggtgtgtaaactttctcaagccactgtatgtatgttacTTTCCACCCCTGGTAGTTGTGATGTAATGTGGTCTGTCATAACTACTGCACCTATGCTTTAACAGGCAACAACAATACTTTATTCAAAATCTGTgattgtactgtactgtgttgCCCTGGGTGTAAAGGCATCATAATCAGGCCTTTACTTATTGCTACTTCTCTACAGATACAACAGTTTTGTGATTGTACATGAGAAAATATTGATTGTCATGTTATGTTTGCAAAGTACAGGCTTAATAATATTTTGTCAAGAAGTCTGTAGGATCCATGGgacatccatccattcatcctatggaccccatagagaaagtaggggagaggaggatgttagccaagctgacatccatcatggacaacacctctcaccccctacatgacactgtggggtccctgagcagctccttcagcagcagactgatacacccacggtgtaagaaggagaggtaccgaaGGTCCTTCATCctggccgctgtcagactctacaacgcctgcactacctgatagtgttgtagtttctgttcctgtttttctcccacctacatcacacactttctgtttatgtttaatattggtatttatattattttattacaagtacttactttttaatatttatggtctcaggttaatataatttaaattatgctaccgactcttgcttctttgctctaattacacattcaacttaatttttaacgtcacttacaccgcaatattgtttctcttatcatggcaaccgcactttaaaattccttttgtttgacggcattttacttactcagtctaccatattttcattgtctatttcttgcctgtatttcttgccttgtatttcttaaCTTGTAtgtctttcgtgcttacttgtttgtgtgttattgttttgtttttttgttttttgtttttttactgttgctgctatgctgctactgtagcgacagaatttccccgtcgtgggataaataaagtataatctaatctaatctaatctaattatacCAGTCATGTCATAAAGAAGATATGTGTGATGTATAAAGAGGATAAAACATGGGATATTGCTCACACTGCaggtgttaatgtgtgtgttaactGACTTCACCTCACTATCATGTTTTAAATTTCTTTGGTtctcatattaaaaaaaaagaactatttGAATGTTCAgatattgaatgaaaacattttgtttaaagtttTGTTAACAAACTGTTTACAGACGCATCCATTAGCCAAACCATCATCAACAGAGCAGTCGTTTAATAATTAATGATGCCATTATTACCCACTTTTAATTAGCTTCCCTGGCGTTTATTGTTACACACAGGAATACAGATAACAGGCCAATTATTATCATCGTTGAGTTAGAGAAAAAACATCTTCTGATGATGAAAAACAAGCCAAGACTTTCAGTGTAATATCCCATGGAGTCTCAAAGTATCAGAAGTTGGTGACAGTACAGGCCACATGCTGTACTGTCAGAACTGTTGTGCAGTAAAGTGACACCATGACAAGAAATTTGCAGTACAGAATTGCTAAatttattaatgttaataatagCGAGACGATACAGCACCGGCATATTGTATAAGTATTGTATGCACCATAAAAAAGCTCTTGGCCTCCCTACAAGTTATtataggcccagtttaatatgcaacttaatctTATACATGTATAGTAGGGGCCCTACTccgtctctttttcagctatGGGCTCCTTaccttaaaaaaagtaaaaaagtctgGTAACTCCATGACCTTTCGGCCAACTTAATAATCATAGATGCAGCTTTTGATAGGTTAAGTGTATGAGTTATTTCCTTCTCCACATTTTTTAACTTCTCATGCATTCGTACAGCCTAACAAGTGGGTGCATTGAGGCTGGGCTCACATCAACAATAGCACTGTGTcctcattcatttcaatgagGCCACTGCGCTGGGGCAGCGGAGTCATCATGCAAAAGAGTTGAACAGGCTCATCCTTCACCACAGTGCAGTGCAAAGCCAAAAAGCTCATATAATGTATTTCAGCGCTAAGATCTATTAAAGTGTAATCTGTTCTAAGTACTTACTGTAATActtaaaggtctcatggcaCAAAAATcttactttatgaggttttatttaacataaatatgagttcctccagcctgccttTGTTCCCCTAGTAGTAGagatggtgataggtgtaaaccgagccctgggtatcttgctctgcctttgagaaaatgaaagctcagatggcccAATCTGGAATgtttccccttatgaggtcataaggggcaaggttacctcctctttctctacTTTGCCCGCCCATTGAATTTggtccacccatgagagagagtcatcatggcttttaaacgagcaaagtggcagttggtcaaggccacacccccagcctccactgtgccccccctctctccttctcaatGTCTACAGAGATGGCATTGTATAGCAATTAGATTTGATGAGATATTAGTTATTAGATATTGATGCATGATTGCCATAATGAATTTTGGCTCTGTCTATTGCATTTAATCACAACTTTAAAATATGGCTAATAATAACTCACTGGTTGGTGGTGTATCCTTAATACGAAAGATCAGTAAACAGGTGATTATAGTTCCGGTTTGtatttcccttttccttttgcGTTAACTTGTCACTGATCACAACCTTTTTTATGAGGGGTTTCTTCTACACAAGCATGTGCTACATCTGATTCTCTGATCTTGATTCTAACAAATATTTAGCTCATCTGCAGCTATTTTCATTTTACCATTACTATTATTTTTAAGTGGTGCCACCCCGTACTCCCCTTCTAGCCCCTCCCCTGATCAGGACACCCtggatttgggtgtttttaCACATGACATGCCGCTGCTGCTGCGTGTTGCTCTTTAAACATAAAGTGAATGTCATGCAGCTAAGTCTATTTCTAAGATGACTATAATGGgtatttacaaattacattacaATTTCTAAGTGGTGGGTTTTGACATTGGCTGTCATAGCAGTCAGACTGGGTATAGTTGTAACACTGGGAGAGTTGTAACACTACAAATCAGGGATAATATAGGAGTCATCCCACATGAAGGTTTTCCAGCCTGTGTTGCTATCTCTCCTGAAGCTTCAGCAGAAAATCCAAAGtataaaaagaaattaacaagGTCACATTTTGTTTAGTACTTCCACCATTGTAGATAATGTTGTATGAGTTATATCAGGTCTAACTGTAGTTAATCTAGTAAAGAATGGTGTATCAACCTCGTGCTAATTTCAAAGCACCATGCTAATACAGCTAGCTAAATAATGGGTGACAATGGCGGGGTAGGTTGTAACACGTGTTTTGAAAGTGTTGCAACCATCAAGTGTGTTTTATGTAGCTTTTGGGCCCACCAGGCACAAGGCATTCCAGGCCTGACCAATTACATATGTCACCATTGCAATTAACAATGCGTTTAATTAGTCTGTTCTTGTTACCATTGTGACTGATGAAGaatgcatttcatttgtttgttcTGTGGAATGGGGGTTAATATGTTTATGTTAatttgctcacacacacacacacacacacacacacacacacacacacacacacacacacacacacatacacacacatacacacgcgcacacacacacacacacacacacacaccacacacacacacacacacacacacacacacacacacaccccagtaGTGGAGTAGGTTGCAACAATGTACCACCTTGTATTTGTCATCATCTGAGGTGGCCTATAGCTCATTCAATTCGAGCGGTTGCctcatgttggctgagtcctaaAGCGGCCCAGGTTCAactccagcctgcggccctttgctccTTGTCATCCCgcatctctctcccactttcaCAACTGTCCAGTGTCTCTAAATctgataaaggaaaaaaaacaaacaaaaataatctgtaTTTGTCATCATTTTACAGAGTCTGTCATATAGCTGAAGAAATTTAAATAGTTGCCATTTGTAGTAGACAAATGTTGGTACTTTGCCTAAAAGTTTCAAATGTGTAAGCTAAAAAAGGTAGTTTTAGGTGCTGAAGAAAAAAGTGTTACAACCATACCCGGTCTGGACAGATGAGTTGAGGCCAAAAATGactattataaatattttatctTATTAATATTACAAGACAAACCAATAGTTTTCTAACTATTTTTTACCTGTTATGTCAACCGCTGCATTCAGAGCCCAAATCAACAGAGGAGTTTAAATAATTAATGAACCAATTAACTGTCACCTTTAATGAGTTTCACAGGAGTTTACTAACCATGAGAGAATACTGATGATCAGCTCCTTAACATCAGCTcttggtttttgtttgtctcagtccacaatgaaaaaacaaaccatgTCTGCAGAGTGCCAACATCACCATAATATTCCCTCATGATTTCTAATGACACTGCTAGAAACCTACAGTAGTACACAAACCAGACAATGGCAACATCCATGATTTGATTGCAAAACAAACTATCACATACATGTGAAGTGGTGCCCTAGTTTTAGCTACTTTAGGTCCACTGACTTTTATTTTCAAGTCTATAGGAGGTTTTATTATGGGCCTACTGTGAGCTTTACAGACGCGTTTTATTGCAGCCGTGTTTATTGTCTTGTTAAAAATGAActcaatttgttttctttactcAATGATTTGTAAGCAAACATCTAGTCTGTTACACTATAaaacatatatagatatacagtatatacactaccggtcaaaagtttggggtcacttagaaatttccattgcactccattatagacagaataccagctgaggtcagttgcattgtttttttaacccggtcagcagttttcaaattacattatgtgcttacataattgcaaaaggattctccagtgttttctcagttagttttttaaaatgatatcagattagtaaacagaatgtgcctctggaacattggatcaatggttgctgataatgggcaatgtagatattgcattaaagatcagccacccactcagatcagctggtacaTGTCATATCTTTCCCAAAATCAAATTTGTAAGTAACCCCAATGTGGCTGATTTACAGAGTGTACTTATACAcatatttttcccaaaatcTGCAGTGTTAATCCATGTGAAAGCATCCAATGCAGCACTGCATTAGCTATGTGAGGAAAAGCATCTCAGCACCTCTACAGTAAGGATCAGCTGGCACCTCTACAGTAAATCAGCTGGAACATTTGTTGTTGGCACAGATTTACCAATTCAAGGGTTATTAGTTAGTGTGCAGGAAATGATTTGAGGGTGAAAATAAGTAATTTTTGCATACAAATTGTTGAAGAAATTGGACTACTGATACCTGGTGGGCTCCAGGGAGGGGTGGCCATAACCCCAACAAGACTAAGTGTCGGGTTCAGCTAGAAAAGAACTAGTTTGTTTTCCAACCATGTTGGAATGCAAAGGTGTTTAAAGTTGTTAAAAATGGCCACACTCGAAAGGCAGATTGAAAAGCCCGCTGTCAAGGACGATGCAATATTGTTTAAATATGGTGCACATTTTCAGACAGTCTCTCCTGAAAGACATTTGCAGCGTTGCACTAGGTTGTACACCTAAAAGCTTGACAGTAAAGTTTAAACCCTGGATCCTTTCCCACTCTCACACAGCTCACCACTCAGACCATGAAATTGGtgtgaaatgtacattttaagtaagttttttttaatgctttgccCAATGTATTTCCCGATGCCCACAGTGTACCCACTGCATACCCAGTGTGCCCACAGTGAGCCCAATGTGCCCACAGTATGCAAATTGTGCACACTGTGCACCCAATGCATGCCCACAGTGTACCCACAGCATTCCCAATGTGCCCATCATGTGCCCAATGTACCCACCGTGTGCCCAACATGCCCATTGCATGCTCAATGTGCCCACAGTATGCCCAAGGTGCCCACCCTATGTGCCCACAATATTCCCAACGTCTGTGATTTTCTCTGCAGTCTTCACCACTCTCTGGAGCGCTTTCTTATCTGCAGCAGAGCAGCTCGTATACCAGATTGACAAGCAGTATGTCAGGAGGCTCTCTACGgttgcatgttttaaaaagtgctaTATACAATGTGTTAAGTGTTACTTACTTACAGACTTACTGTATTCTTTTGATGGTTGCAGTGGCGTTGGCTGACCAGGAGAGATCCTTGGAAATGAAGACCTCTTCTGATGGACTTCCGGCTCCAAAACACCAAGATGGCGATGGCAAAATGCCAAACTTGAGATTTCAAAATGTTAggccacaaaccaatgggtgacatcaTTATATTCTCTTCTTTTGTACAGTCTATGATCATGAGGCCTTACTAAATCACCCATAAATGTGCCCTCTCACCCAAATAGCTGTAGAGTTATGGTGTCCATGGGTGCTGTCTAATTGCATTTCTGTGGGAAAACTTATTTGGAAGAGCCCAACTACCTAAAATTCCTTCCAGCACATTATGTGTATAACCATAGTTACTAAAGCCTATGATGTATGTTAGCAGGAACTGGTGAGGCAGATGCTGTGGTGAGTAAACTTTCACTTTCACCGAGATCAGCAGAAGGCCTTCGTCTATGGAGCTGAATTTGACTTTAGGGATGGTTTGGAAATCTGAGGCCTTGCACATGCTTGTTGATGTGAGCTTTGTGCATCTGGGCTTctgcaaatattttaaattacattgacTGACAGTTTAGTCATAGATGAGTTATTAAATTTTGGATTTGTCTATGGTGCTACAGTAAATGAATTGTTGCAGTGTCTAAAACCCTAATACAGCTGTTTATAAAATAGAACTAGAAAATAGAAATATGTGGCAGCCAATAACTCTGTAATTGATAGTTAATCCTCAAAGTACACAATTAACGATTTTAGTTCAGGTTTTGGtgtcagtttttgttttcatcaacTTGTTGCTGATCACAATCTTTTTTATGAAGGATTTGTTCTACACAGCCATGCGCTACATCTTATTTGCTACAACAAGACTGTCTGATTGTCTGATTTTACTTATGAGTGATATCCTGCTCTTTTTAGGCTATTTTCATTTTACCATACAAATGTGGTTGGGACTTGTTATATATACTGTTTTGTCTTTCTACGCTTTTTTCACCCCAGTTACTCTGACAGCAATGACCCTGAAGCAATACGTGGTTATTTCATGGAGAGCTGTGCTCCACTCGCAGCACTATGCATTACATCCTCATCATTCACTGCCTCAGCTCTGTACCCTGTATACTTATTCTCTCTGTCTTATTTGCTTGTACGACCCAAAGCTTCTATACCCAGGACAGAGTATGCTGAGCAAAAACGTTCATCCTTCATAAATCGCAGGGTCTTAGGTCAGCTATAAGTCAGTTTTACTTCTTGATGATGTGTATTATTGTTGTATTCTGCTACgttaaaataattaaagtgGCCAAAGCTGCATCGGGACAGAACAAAACTCATCATGGAAAGGGCTCAGAACGGTGATTTTCATGTtttccagctgctgctctgtcTCATCCAGCTGTGGTGTCTATTCATAGAAACTGCTATACTTCAGATGAATGTAATTCATATCCAAAACTTGTCTTCTACAACAGCCTTTGCTATTCTCAAAGTAATTTGATTATACTAACATTTTGCAAATccaggggcgattctaggatcagaactcacccacaccacccaccaTTGTCTGTGTAGTGTTGCGTTGACTTTCGAGAAGCAAGGCGTTAAATTGCCCTCTACGCATTTGCATAAAGTTAAATTCTGTCTACTTTATGCAAATCAGCGAGATGTTCGCACATGTCGGATCATGAAGGAAATGGAAATGGaattttttaaagtgcccatattatgaaaaactaactttttctgggatttggggtctctggtgcttccacatgcataaaaactagccatgctgttttgagtgagatacaagtttctgaatgtcctctgccttcagtctcagGGTGATCAATGATGTCATGTGCAACtcaaacaaagatagtaaagaagttgTCTTGTTGTTGtaaagatgtctcactctgtaggtaaaacagagacctaaacacacagggtgaaaacaggatctgcagcaatgcaCAGTAAAACataatatggtgttttttgaaaatgaaaccatggaaacctattgtGTTACaacttctaaatacaattatgaacctgaaaatgattataatatgggcactttaatcaACTGAATTTTAATAACGTTACCAGTCTAATGCAGGGCCTTGAGCAACTTTATGGTTTTTAGTTCAGATTACACTAATGGGTCACGGTTGTTAATCACTAcatattttatctattttttttttatattacattaaACTGGAAGTCAAAGACTTGCAAAGATGTTGTAGAAAAATGCAAGAATATGTTTAAAGAGCTTGGCCCTGGTACAATGTGCTAACTCTTGTACTTTTAACCCTTTCTTATTCCCAACTCATGAGATACTGATGATTGACCAGGACCCCTTTCACATCTGATTACACTTGACCACAAAGTCCAGTATGAACAGGACATTACAGCAAGTTTTTTCCCCAAGTAGAAAAATGTAGGAGTGATTTACATGAGGTAACTGCTATTACTTTTGAAGCTAATTTGTACAATACTACAATAGTGTTATGAATAAAAGATGCTATGAAGTGTAATATTTTCTATTGAGTAATACATTCTATTGATCAATAAATTATCAGTAAAGTTGAATATACAGTAGTAGTGTAAAGAACTCCCCCTGCGGTTTGGTTTGAATGTGAACCATGGATTAAATGCAAATTTAAACATCATAGTGTAAAATACAGTATAACCGCCACCGTCTGCAGCCGGCACCTTTGCAGCTTCTCCAGGGAGTCAGGTCAATGCCGATGAAGCGGTCGCAACTGTGGTTTTCATGCGTACTGCTGTGTGGTTCGCATCAGCGGTTAAAACCATACACAGATTTGGACTAGTATTTAACTCTTCTATGAAATCTTTTCAAGGGTTATCAAACTGTCCCAATTTTATACTGATAGACGGCTGCGCAGTCTTGTAAccaacaagaaataaaacactgaataaaaatccaaaataatcatgatacACCAGAAACATGAGTCAGAAGCTGAGCAGAACTTGACAAAGTAGTTACAAGTTATAAAAGTGAATTTGGTTTCACTGTGTACGGGATTGTCGAGCTTACTGTTTGAGCAATTGACACCAGGCCTTTGGTGAAAACTTTTATTGTTACCATCCCTCCTTGATAGATTACCGGTAAGAGTTGCTATTGAATTATAAAACTCATCAAGAGGAACCCAACGGCTGAGGTCACTTCACAGTCTCTGCAGCTTTAAAAATAGACAGCCAATGAGGGGGAGAAGCAGTGAGTGACGATTAAGTGATGTACAGTTTCATGCTATTCTTGAATGTTCCAGTCTTTAAATTCATTGTGCACTGCGCTTTCTCTCCAAATGCTGCAGTGAGATCGggaaaaagacatttatctTTTAAACACTACAGAGGGTTTGGTAAACTGCTGAATTTAAACTAGCAACTTAGCACTTCAGAGAAGCTTGACATTGGATTTAACTGTTATCATTTTCTAATAAGAACCACATTTTCTTTTGGCAAATGCATTACAGTATGGTGTTTAATTTGACATTTGGCCACACCTCAAAAACTTGTGTGTTTgcttaaaaaatacatatatatatatacatttgtaCATGGCAGATAACATCTCACTGGTTGTTGGTGGACCTTTACGGAGGCAGATCAACGACAAGGTCATTATCGTGCAGATCCTGGTAATGATTTTTCTTTGCATTAACCTTTTGCTTATTGTGACCTATTTTAAAAAGGAGAGTTTACACACAACTGCCCGCTACATCTTATTTGCTGTTACACTGTTGTCTGATAGCTTTCTATTAATCATGTCTGATATCCTGCTTATCTTCAGCTATTTTGAAATCACCATAAATGTTTGGTcgtgtatcattatctctgttTTAGCACTTCTATATAATACAGTCACCCCAGTTACTCTGACGGCAATGACCCTGGAGCGCTACGTGGCTATTTGCATGCCCCTGCGTCACGGAGAGCTGTGCTCCTCTCGCAGAACTATGCGTTGCATCCTCATCATCCACGCCGTCAGCTCTGTACCCTCTATTGTtattctctctgtcttctttgcATCAGCCTCTCTTAGCTCTTACACACAATACTGTATATGCTCTGTTGAGTCATTGATTTTGCACCGATGGCAGGATCACATTAGGGCAGCTGTGTATCAGCTTTACTTCATGATTATGTTTATAACTATTATATTCTgctatgttaaaataacaaaagtgGCCAAAGCTGCATCAGGAGAGAACAGAACGTCAAAATGGAAAGGGCTCAGAACGGTTATTTTTCATGGTTGCCAGCTGCTGCTCTGTCTCATCCAGCTGTGGTGTCCCTTCATAGAAACTGCTATACTTCAGATTAGTTTCAGATTATTTATAAATGTCAGGTACACTAACTACATACTGTTTAGTCTTGCTCCAAGATGTCTGAGTCCTCTAATTTATGGCCTCAGGGACGAAACATTTTTTCTTGCGCTGAAAAACTTGATCTTCTTCAGTttgtataaaagaaaaagttaaaaagccaacctcaccaaaaatgtcttttagacgatgaactcttttttttcccattgtggggctgttatcggcctcccaccaatcaggagtgctgtattattgaataatggtGAGAAAGTTACAAGTTACAGTATGGCATTGTGTTTCAGCTAATttccaagttttgataagatgagcGATATTAGGGCCAATGCAAAGCTGGGACTGTTTATTAGAGACAAGGGCAAAAAGAACGTCATGGAGTGTCATCGCCAACAAACAGATGTATCTGGATTAAACCAGATGAGAGCGGTCTTAAGAGAAAGGACCAGAAATAACatttaaagttgggaactgagaggccaccatcctctttctttctctgtagagtagacatcttgGGTCATGGCCGCTTGTCTTTCCAGACAAATTCAGATACCGCTGATTGTAATTCACGCCAGTAGccagcaggaggggagagagatagCATGGAGCTTACAGAATTGACCCTGAGTAAAACATTCATGTTAACTACTAAGATACGGGCTTGAATCGACGTGGGGACACCCATCCACTTTTCCATATCCTTCAAAACACTgttcagagcaacagaatagttatgATTAATAATTACCCTCCTGCCCCTTATGCATCTCACCTGTGTGTAATCATCATCACCTGTGTCTCTTGTATTAAGACTCACCAGATTCACTTCCCTGTTCCAGATTGTCGACTAACCTTGTATTGCTCACTTTCCAGCGTTTTTCCCAGTTTGTTTTTCCCAGTGTTTCCTTGACCGTTTGCCTTTATCCTGACGATGATTTTGCCTGCTGATATTGTACTGTTGTATAATACACTGAACTCACCTGTTTATCTTGAGTCCTGCATTTAAGTCCACCTGTTGTACCCCGACAGTTATAAATGTGACTGTGATTGCATTGCTATTTAGAGATATAATGTGTAACATTCAtgcattaaaatgtcttcaAACAAGTATCCTTAACTGTTAAGTATATTTTTAGTTGTGTACTTACATCATCCCAAATTTTTCCAACATtgttcaaacccagagaaatctgtaattttattaAATCACATGGACATGTCAGCAACCTCATAATTCCTTTGACCCTCCTCTAGTGACTTCCGTCAAAACACTGGAAACCAGTAAACCAGTAACCAGGTCATGCATTTGACCAAGTGTGAATCATACATCAAAGAATTATACAGTACGGTAATGCATAATTTTTCTGCCACACagcatatattttttaaatgtttacttGCCACTTTGCAACAAAGTAGTACTGTAGACCTAATTCATTGATAAGATATTTCAATATCAAAACAGCT comes from Etheostoma spectabile isolate EspeVRDwgs_2016 chromosome 3, UIUC_Espe_1.0, whole genome shotgun sequence and encodes:
- the LOC116682257 gene encoding odorant receptor 131-2-like, coding for MADNISLVVGGPLRRQINDKVIIVQILVMIFLCINLLLIVTYFKKESLHTTARYILFAVTLLSDSFLLIMSDILLIFSYFEITINVWSCIIISVLALLYNTVTPVTLTAMTLERYVAICMPLRHGELCSSRRTMRCILIIHAVSSVPSIVILSVFFASASLSSYTQYCICSVESLILHRWQDHIRAAVYQLYFMIMFITIIFCYVKITKVAKAASGENRTSKWKGLRTVIFHGCQLLLCLIQLWCPFIETAILQISFRLFINVRYTNYILFSLAPRCLSPLIYGLRDETFFLALKNLIFFSLYKRKS